AATCGGATTCGACCGCTTTCATGAAGTCTTCGGTGATCAGCAGCGACAGGTTGAACTGACGCAGACGACCGCCCTCGCGCTTGGCGCGAATGAAATCGGCCACGTCCGGATGGCCCACATCGAAGGTCGCCATCTGGGCGCCGCGACGGCCACCGGCTGACGATACGGTAAAGCACATCTTGTCGTAGATATCCATGAACGACAGCGGGCCGGAGGTATAGGCGCCGGCACCTGACACATAGGCACCCTTGGGACGCAGCGTGGAGAACTCGTAACCGATACCGCAACCGGCCTTGAGCGTCAGACCGGCTTCGTGCAGCTTGGACAGAATGTCGTCCATCGAATCGCCAATCGTGGCCGAGACGGTGCAGTTGATCGTCGAGGTAGCGGGCTTGTGTTCCAGCGCGCCGGCGTTGGAGGTGATGCGACCGGCCGGGATGGCGCCGTGGCGCAATGCCCACAGGAATTTTTCGTACCACTCTTCGCGCAGTTCGGGTAATTCCACATCAGCCAGGGCACGGGCAACACGCTGGTAACTCTCATCGACACTCTTGTCGATTGCGACCCCGTCCTTGGTCTTGAGGCGATACTTGGTATCCCAGATGTCTTCCGAAGCAGGCTGCATCGGGATGCTGGTCACCACGTTATGCAGACGCTGCACCTTGGCTGTTTGGCTCATCTTTTTCTCCTGAGACGCTCGACTACACCGTAAAAGCCCGCCTGCTCAGGGGTTTACCGAGCGGCGGGCCTTTTTAGGCAAGAAACACTACTTGTTGTGCATTTCGACGAATCCTAGACCTACATATGGTAAAGATCAACTCGAAAAAATCACTATTTTGCGACCAGGGAATCTTGACTTGGCGCGAAGCCGCGCAGTGCCTGGCACCGATGCCAGGCCGCGGAAGGATCAGCAGATGTGTGGCGGGGATGGAAGATCGAGCGGGCTCAGCTGGCTGCGCTGGAACCATCAATTGGAAAGAAGGCACCGTTACTCCACACGCCAAGCGCGGTGCGGCCGTCGACCTCATGTTCCTCGGCGAGATCCGCCAGCTCGTAAAAAACGCTGCGGTTGATGAGCGCCTCCAGGTTGCTGCGCACCAGTACATAGGGAGACGGCTCATCGGAGTCAGACTCGACCCTGACGCGGATGGGATTGTTCGGCCCGGCATCGACACGGTCGTCGAGGTTGGTCGTAAAGCTCAACACCTGATCTCGGCCCTCGCCGTGGCGCTCGAGCGCCACGGCGACGAAGGGCGCGTCATCGACCTGAATCCCCCAGCGCTCAACCGGTGTCACCAGATAGTAGCGTCCGTCATCATCAAGCCGCAGGATGCCGGAGAACAACTGCGCCAGGGCGAGTCGGGTTATGGGCCCGTCCTCGTGATACCAGGTGCCGTCCCGCGCGATGCGCATATCCATTTCGCCGCTGACCGGCGGGTCCCACAAGTGCACCGGAGCAGGCGCCCGGCGCTTGACCATCTCGTCACTGTTAGGTACGTCGCCAAGCAGCGACTCGGGATTGCGTTTGTCTTCCGCCATTCGATATCTCCTCAGCGACCAAGCAGGCGTTGGGTGTAGTCTTCGAGCGGCGGACGCAGCAGGTCCTCGGCGTTGGCCTTGTAGAACTGCATGAAGCCGCCTCGCGTCTCGATGGTTACAAAGTCGACAACATGCTCGGTCGAAGTTTCCATCAGGATGAGCTGCAAAACGGCGCGATCGATACCCACATCTCCCCAACCTTCACTTGATTCCCACTGCTCTGCGGTGCTTACGCCTTCCCGAGCGCTGGCGAAACGGCTGTAGAGAAGATAATGCGCCCGCTGCAGGCGCGCGGCGGTAAGCGCTTCTTCCAGTCCAAGCGGCTGCTCTGCGCGGCGCACCCGCGGAAAGACCTTCACTGCGGCAGCGAAGGCCTCCTCGGCGACCACGTTGGGTCGTGCGTAGGGATGGCCCACCGGGACGAAATGCCCCTGGGCGATGTAGAACTGAGAGTCGCTCTGCAGCTTGCGGCTGGCACTGCGATGAATCTCGTAGTGATTCATCAGTCCGCTGTCGCCCAGGTAGTAACGCGCTTCCTTATGCATGTCAGATGGCTTCATGCAGCCGGCAAGGATAAGGACAGATACCAGCAGGAACATCCAGCGCATATCGGTTACTCCGGGATAATCATAGGGCACGCATCCATTCCGGACGCAGACGCGCCGTATCCGGGCTCTCTATGGCAGCGCGTACCTGAGACAGCATGCGCGCTTTATCTGCACCGAGTACACCCTTGAGCACCAGGTAGTTCGATGCGTGATCGCTTCGGAATACGGTTCCTGTCAGCTCTAGGGCAGACAGCAGCCGTTTGATCTCGCTGAACAATCCTTGCTGATCAAGCGGCTCGAAGTCCGGGAACTGCTCGCGGTAGCGCTGCATGCCCTGCGGAAAGCTGACCACGAGTGTAGAGAGAAACTCGGGTTGAGTGGCGTTCATCAGCCTTGCCGAATTGTCTGCATGCTGATGGCTCAACGCCGCGCCGCCGAGGCCGTTGAGAATCATCACCGAGCGCTTCAGGCCAGCCTCGCCAGCCTTGAGCAGCGCGTCTTCCGTCGACGCGTAGGTCTCGCCCTTGTTGACCCTGCGCAGCACTTCGTCGTCCCCTGACTCGGCACCGACGTACAGCATGGCAAGGCCTGCATCACGCAGTTCGCGCAACTCCTCGACCGACTTGCGCTTGAGATTGCGCGGCAGACAGTAGGAGGTCACGCGCTCGACGGTCGGCATGTATTCGCGGATCGCTTCGAGAATCCTCAGCAGACGGTGGGTCGGCAGGATCATCGCATCGCCATCGGCGAGGAACACGCGCTGAACGATCAAGCGTTCACCACAGCGCCGGATCTCCTCCAGTACCTCTGCTTCATCGCGCGCGCGGAATTTCTTCTGCGGCGCCGTGTACATCTCGCAGAACGTACATTTGTTCCACGAGCATCCGTTGGTAACCGGCAGGATCAGCGAATGGGCTTCGCTCGGGGGACGGAAAACGGGCTCGATGTAGCTGATCGGGAACGAATGATTCTGCATGGATTCTCAATAGGGTTGACTTTGCAACAGGCCAAAATAAACCAGCCACTCGCGAAGTTAAACCCCCCGATCGGGTTTTGGCGCCATCCCGCCGAATTGCACTAAGGTACGGATCCCAATCGGGTTAAAAGCAGGATATGGCCCACGCATCAGACAACATCGAGAACCAACACAATGACAAACAATAAAAGCAAACTGGATCGTCCACGCTTCCTCCTCACCGTCCTTTCCACGACCTTGCTGGCCGCTTCATTGAGCGGATGCCTGGGTGGGGACAGCTCCAACGATGCGCCACCCGATCCGCTTGCGATCCAGACTCAGCAAGGGAATGTGCAAGGCGTTGCACTCGATGGAATGCGCGTTTTCCGCGGTATACCCTACGGCGCCAGGCCAGAGCGGTTCGCTGCACCGACCGTGGCGACGCAGCGCACCGGGACCCTGACACTCAGCGAGGAGTTTCCCACTTCCTGTCCGCAGCCGGGCGGCAGCACCTTTGCCATCCCCAGCGAAGAAGAGGACTGCCTGTTCCTGAATGTCTACGCACCGGAGAAGCCTGGCGACTACCCCGTGATGGTCTGGATCCATGGTGGCTCCTTCGTCACCGGCTCCGGCGGCGATGCGTACGAGCCGCAGCGCCTGGTCGATCAGGGGGTGGTGGTGGTCACCATCAATTATCGTCTCGGCGCCCTTGGCTTTCTGCCGCACGCCAGCCTGGCTGACGACGATGGCTCCTTCGGCAATTACGGTCTGATGGACCAGCAGCTTGCGCTGCAATGGGTTCAGGACAACATCACCGGTTTCGATGGCGACCCGGACAACGTCACTATCTTCGGCGAATCGGCCGGTGGTCACAGCGTTGCAAGCCATCTTGCCTCGCCAGGGTCGGCCGGTCTTTTCGACAAGGCCATCATTCAGAGTGGCTCATACAGCCCGACGCAACTGTCGCAGGCAGCTGGCCAGCTCACGTTCGGCGACTCGTTCGTCGCGGCGACCGGCTGCGATACGGCCTCCGATATTGGCGCGTGCCTGCGCGGGTTGCCGATCGAGACGGTCCTGTCCAACCAGATGGCCAGCTATCTGCCGGTCACCGGCGGCAGCGTACTGCCCGATTCGATTCAGGCAAGGCTCAGTTCGGGCGATTTCAATGGCGGCCCAATCATGATCGGCAGCAACCTGCATGAGGGGCGCCTGTTCATCGGGGTGGAAGTGCTGCGAGGCAATCCGGTGGACGCAGACGATTATGCAACACGCGTCACGTCGTTGCTGCGGAGCGATCCGCGTGCTTACGATCGCGCTCAGGTGGCTGCGGATTATCTCGATCGCATTGTTACGCTGGAAGGGCTGGCGCCTGATGATCCGTCTCGTTACGGTCGCGCTCTGTCGGCAATCAATACCGACTGGCGCTTCGCCTGCGGCACCATCAACCAACTGACTCAGGTCAATGCCGCTGGTACCGACGCCTACGGGTACTGGTTCGTGGATGAAAACGCGCCAAATATTCTGCCGGTCGAGAACGCGCAGTTCCCCTGGGGCGCAGCGCATGCGTACGAGATCCAGTACGTACTGGCTGATCAGGCGACCTTCACCGAACGTGGCGGCAACGAGCAGCAGCTGGCGCTCTCGAATGCGATGGTCAGCTACTGGGCCAATTTCGCCAAGTTCGGCGACCCCAACGGTACCGACGGAGCCGCAGAGAACGTGGAATGGTCAGCGCTGGGTGACGGCGGCAACATGATCGCGCTGGAGCCAACGGACCTGGCCGAGGTACCCGCCAGCGACTTCGCCGATTACCACAACTGCGCCTTCTGGGCGGATCCTGTCGCAGCGCAGGCGACGCCGTAGCGTTAAACTCGCACGGCCCGCAACGGGCCGTGCCCTGCCCTGTATCAGTCGCTCTTGCCCCGCCTCACCCATTTGGGTTTAGCCAACCCGCATCTGGTTCAATTATCGTGACCGGATCAATCCTGAGCAGATTGATTCTTTCGTTCACGCTAGGGACACAAAAACAATGACTGCCATTCGAATCAAGAATCCAGCAATGCCACTGCGCGCATTGACCGTTGCGCTGCTTGGACTGAGTCTCAGCGCCTGTCTGTCCGGAGGCGGCAGCAGTTCAAATGCTGCTGCGCCGGCATCCGCTGATCCTTTGACCATCAGCACCACCGAGGGAGAGGTGCGCGGCATCGAATCCGGTGACATCCGGGTCTTCCGCGGCATTCCCTATGCCGCTCCGCCGGTTGGGGAGCTTCGCTTTGCCCCGACCGAAGCCGCGCCCGAGCGCGACGGCGTATTGGAACTCAGCGAAGCGTTCGGGTCGATGTGCCCGCAGATCAGCTTGCTCAGCGGCCAGGTACAAGGAAATGAAGATTGCCTGTTTCTCAATGTGTAC
Above is a window of Halopseudomonas nanhaiensis DNA encoding:
- a CDS encoding DUF1285 domain-containing protein; this encodes MAEDKRNPESLLGDVPNSDEMVKRRAPAPVHLWDPPVSGEMDMRIARDGTWYHEDGPITRLALAQLFSGILRLDDDGRYYLVTPVERWGIQVDDAPFVAVALERHGEGRDQVLSFTTNLDDRVDAGPNNPIRVRVESDSDEPSPYVLVRSNLEALINRSVFYELADLAEEHEVDGRTALGVWSNGAFFPIDGSSAAS
- a CDS encoding DUF4823 domain-containing protein, which produces MRWMFLLVSVLILAGCMKPSDMHKEARYYLGDSGLMNHYEIHRSASRKLQSDSQFYIAQGHFVPVGHPYARPNVVAEEAFAAAVKVFPRVRRAEQPLGLEEALTAARLQRAHYLLYSRFASAREGVSTAEQWESSEGWGDVGIDRAVLQLILMETSTEHVVDFVTIETRGGFMQFYKANAEDLLRPPLEDYTQRLLGR
- a CDS encoding radical SAM protein; translated protein: MQNHSFPISYIEPVFRPPSEAHSLILPVTNGCSWNKCTFCEMYTAPQKKFRARDEAEVLEEIRRCGERLIVQRVFLADGDAMILPTHRLLRILEAIREYMPTVERVTSYCLPRNLKRKSVEELRELRDAGLAMLYVGAESGDDEVLRRVNKGETYASTEDALLKAGEAGLKRSVMILNGLGGAALSHQHADNSARLMNATQPEFLSTLVVSFPQGMQRYREQFPDFEPLDQQGLFSEIKRLLSALELTGTVFRSDHASNYLVLKGVLGADKARMLSQVRAAIESPDTARLRPEWMRAL
- a CDS encoding carboxylesterase/lipase family protein; protein product: MTNNKSKLDRPRFLLTVLSTTLLAASLSGCLGGDSSNDAPPDPLAIQTQQGNVQGVALDGMRVFRGIPYGARPERFAAPTVATQRTGTLTLSEEFPTSCPQPGGSTFAIPSEEEDCLFLNVYAPEKPGDYPVMVWIHGGSFVTGSGGDAYEPQRLVDQGVVVVTINYRLGALGFLPHASLADDDGSFGNYGLMDQQLALQWVQDNITGFDGDPDNVTIFGESAGGHSVASHLASPGSAGLFDKAIIQSGSYSPTQLSQAAGQLTFGDSFVAATGCDTASDIGACLRGLPIETVLSNQMASYLPVTGGSVLPDSIQARLSSGDFNGGPIMIGSNLHEGRLFIGVEVLRGNPVDADDYATRVTSLLRSDPRAYDRAQVAADYLDRIVTLEGLAPDDPSRYGRALSAINTDWRFACGTINQLTQVNAAGTDAYGYWFVDENAPNILPVENAQFPWGAAHAYEIQYVLADQATFTERGGNEQQLALSNAMVSYWANFAKFGDPNGTDGAAENVEWSALGDGGNMIALEPTDLAEVPASDFADYHNCAFWADPVAAQATP